A genome region from Pseudoroseomonas cervicalis includes the following:
- a CDS encoding IclR family transcriptional regulator, with translation MTTLSTAGQVLRCFSARRQELTVTEVAELLSLPKSNVSRLLRAMREAGFLEGVPDSRGYRPGILMFELGNTYRRDSALVSRAHAGVARVSRDFGHTGYVSIRDGLDVIGLTYHEGSQMLRVGTPIGQRLPAFAAASGRALLARLPDDEVRRMHPGPLVPPSPNAPRDMEELLQRLEAVRRDGYALAEDESNPGVGSIAVALGNASGSEDACLCIVYPLSLVDAAERDRMIAALLAEARAIQTRPGAAPAARGAAAEP, from the coding sequence ATGACCACTTTGTCCACCGCCGGCCAGGTGCTGCGCTGCTTCTCGGCGCGCCGCCAGGAGCTGACCGTCACCGAGGTGGCGGAACTGCTCTCCCTGCCGAAGAGCAATGTCTCCCGCCTGCTGCGGGCGATGCGCGAGGCCGGCTTCCTGGAGGGGGTGCCGGACAGCCGCGGCTATCGCCCCGGCATCCTGATGTTCGAGCTGGGCAACACCTATCGCCGGGATTCCGCCCTGGTCTCGCGCGCCCATGCGGGGGTGGCGCGGGTCAGCCGCGATTTCGGCCATACCGGCTATGTCAGCATCCGCGACGGGCTGGACGTGATCGGGCTGACCTATCACGAGGGCTCGCAGATGCTGCGCGTCGGCACCCCGATCGGCCAGCGCCTGCCGGCCTTCGCCGCCGCCTCCGGCCGCGCGCTGCTGGCGCGGCTGCCGGATGACGAGGTGCGGCGCATGCATCCCGGTCCGCTGGTACCGCCCAGCCCCAACGCGCCGCGCGACATGGAGGAGCTGCTGCAGCGGCTGGAAGCCGTGCGGCGCGATGGCTACGCGCTGGCCGAGGATGAATCCAACCCCGGCGTCGGCAGCATCGCCGTCGCCCTGGGCAATGCCAGCGGCAGCGAGGATGCCTGCCTCTGCATCGTCTATCCGCTGTCCCTGGTCGATGCCGCCGAGCGCGACCGCATGATCGCCGCCCTGCTGGCCGAGGCGCGCGCCATCCAGACCCGGCCCGGGGCGGCGCCTGCCGCCCGCGGTGCCGCCGCTGAGCCCTGA
- a CDS encoding HWE histidine kinase domain-containing protein, with protein sequence MLKLPRRLLTRALRRPLAFHLGLFSAALLLPVLLLATAFTWVSLKDREQDLHEHALRTADRLMAVLEEELAGQVAALQVLAESPALDQPDPDAFARQATAVERLLGGEIRLRPPPGAGPAAGPEQAQLDEQVAETRQPARSGLIALGNGRFAVLLAVPVLRDGRLRQLLQLGLSPGQFRAALEQTLLPPGWIATLVDGEGRVIARSTDHALHVGRSLSPESQRHALARQGVWTTYSVGGEPLLAAHVSSRQAGWRVGVTVPVALANAPARHSLLMLALAAGGVVLLAALLAALAARGIAAPVHQLAEAAHRLGRGEAVLAPSLPIRELHEVGSALAAAGIALRSRGQALAESASLLARALQAAQLATWEWQPQGDHFHGSPGREAMFGRPRGSLRDRAAVMAAVHPEDRTLLAAALERCARPGEDHYEVLFRTVWPDGRIRWLHSQGAVLERDTEGRPLRVSGVLRDVTETRRAAERERLLAAEVDHRARNVLAVVLSMLQLSRADDAARYAEAVRGRISALARAHTLLSRERWDGSELRALAREVLGPPAQGGPIALQGPAVPLAAHAVQPLSMVLHELATNAAQHGALSRPEGRVTLGWRLQEGRLLLDWQEQGGPPAPQPSPGFGLKVVQATVRRQLGGALELQWGEAGLTARIALPLSMLQEDGLQPSLLQPEARRAG encoded by the coding sequence ATGCTGAAACTGCCGCGCCGCCTGCTGACCCGAGCCCTCCGGAGGCCCCTGGCCTTCCATCTGGGCCTGTTCAGCGCGGCGCTGCTGCTGCCGGTGCTGCTGCTGGCCACCGCCTTCACCTGGGTCTCGCTGAAGGACCGCGAACAGGATCTGCACGAGCACGCGCTGCGCACCGCCGACCGGCTGATGGCGGTGCTGGAGGAGGAGCTGGCCGGCCAGGTCGCGGCGCTGCAGGTGCTGGCGGAAAGCCCGGCGCTGGACCAGCCGGACCCGGACGCCTTCGCCCGCCAGGCCACGGCGGTGGAGCGGCTGCTGGGCGGCGAGATCCGGCTGCGCCCGCCTCCGGGCGCCGGGCCGGCCGCCGGCCCCGAGCAGGCGCAGCTGGACGAGCAGGTGGCGGAGACCCGGCAGCCGGCGCGCTCCGGCCTCATCGCCCTGGGCAATGGCCGCTTCGCCGTGCTGCTGGCGGTGCCGGTGCTGCGCGACGGGCGGCTGCGCCAGCTGCTGCAGCTGGGCCTCTCCCCCGGCCAGTTCCGCGCCGCGCTAGAGCAGACGCTGCTGCCGCCGGGCTGGATCGCGACGCTGGTGGATGGCGAGGGCCGCGTCATCGCCCGCTCCACCGACCATGCGCTGCATGTCGGCCGCAGCCTGTCGCCCGAGTCGCAGCGCCACGCCCTGGCCCGGCAGGGCGTCTGGACCACCTATTCGGTGGGCGGCGAGCCGCTGCTGGCCGCCCATGTCTCCTCCCGCCAGGCCGGCTGGCGCGTCGGCGTGACCGTGCCGGTCGCGCTGGCCAATGCGCCGGCGCGGCATTCCCTGCTGATGCTGGCGCTGGCCGCCGGCGGGGTGGTGCTGCTGGCCGCGCTGCTGGCGGCGCTGGCGGCGCGCGGCATCGCCGCCCCGGTGCACCAGCTGGCCGAGGCGGCGCACCGGCTGGGCCGCGGCGAGGCGGTGCTGGCGCCCTCCCTGCCGATCCGCGAGCTGCACGAGGTCGGCAGCGCCCTGGCCGCCGCCGGCATCGCGCTGCGCAGCCGCGGCCAGGCGCTGGCGGAAAGCGCGTCGCTGCTGGCCCGCGCGCTGCAGGCGGCGCAGCTGGCCACCTGGGAATGGCAGCCCCAGGGCGACCATTTCCACGGCTCGCCGGGGCGGGAGGCGATGTTCGGCCGCCCGCGCGGCAGCCTGCGCGACCGCGCCGCGGTGATGGCGGCGGTGCATCCGGAGGACCGGACGCTGCTGGCCGCGGCGCTGGAGCGCTGCGCCCGCCCGGGCGAGGATCATTACGAGGTGCTGTTCCGCACCGTCTGGCCGGATGGCCGCATCCGCTGGCTGCACAGCCAGGGCGCGGTGCTGGAGCGCGATACGGAGGGCCGGCCGCTGCGCGTCAGCGGCGTGCTGCGCGACGTCACCGAGACGCGGCGCGCGGCGGAGCGCGAGCGGCTGCTGGCCGCCGAGGTCGACCACCGCGCCCGCAACGTGCTGGCCGTGGTGCTGTCGATGCTGCAGCTGAGCCGCGCCGACGATGCCGCGCGCTATGCCGAGGCGGTGCGCGGCCGTATCTCCGCCCTCGCCCGCGCCCATACCCTGCTCTCGCGCGAGCGCTGGGATGGCAGCGAGCTGCGCGCCCTGGCGCGGGAGGTGCTGGGCCCGCCGGCGCAGGGCGGCCCCATCGCGCTGCAGGGCCCGGCCGTGCCGCTGGCGGCGCATGCGGTGCAGCCGCTCAGCATGGTGCTGCACGAGCTGGCGACCAACGCCGCCCAGCATGGTGCGCTGTCCCGGCCGGAGGGCCGCGTCACCCTGGGCTGGCGGCTGCAGGAGGGGCGGCTGCTGCTGGACTGGCAGGAGCAGGGCGGCCCGCCGGCGCCGCAGCCCAGCCCCGGCTTCGGGCTGAAGGTGGTGCAGGCGACGGTGCGGCGGCAGCTCGGCGGCGCGCTGGAGCTGCAATGGGGCGAGGCCGGGCTCACCGCCCGCATCGCCCTGCCGCTCTCCATGCTGCAGGAGGATGGGCTGCAGCCCTCCCTGCTGCAGCCCGAGGCCCGCCGCGCCGGCTGA
- the phnE gene encoding phosphonate ABC transporter, permease protein PhnE: MSTTLPQPGAEAARRVAFAPNWTMRIALLALALYTIWACSRLGLSWERVAHGMGEGGRLLARMVPPNFERWSLLLEGLLESLQIAVLASAIGILLSLPLGVLAARNLSPVWISAPVRAVIAVCRSLHYVIVAILFVKAIGFGALAGTAALVVASVGFIAKLFAEAIEEISMKQVEAIRATGAGVMKVLAYAVLPQVASRFIGFSLYQLDSNLRNSTLVGIVGAGGIGGTLFAAFKRFDYDFVAAILLAIIALIFLAEIISGRVRAALR; encoded by the coding sequence GTGAGCACCACCCTGCCGCAACCGGGGGCCGAGGCGGCGCGCCGCGTCGCCTTCGCCCCCAACTGGACGATGCGCATCGCGCTGCTCGCCCTCGCCCTCTACACCATCTGGGCCTGCAGCCGCCTCGGCCTGAGCTGGGAGCGCGTGGCGCATGGCATGGGCGAGGGCGGGCGGCTGCTCGCCCGCATGGTGCCGCCGAATTTCGAGCGCTGGTCGCTGCTGCTGGAAGGCCTGCTGGAGAGCCTGCAGATCGCCGTCCTCGCCTCGGCCATCGGCATCCTGCTCTCCCTGCCGCTCGGCGTGCTGGCGGCGCGCAACCTCTCGCCGGTCTGGATCTCGGCGCCGGTGCGCGCGGTGATCGCGGTCTGCCGCTCGCTGCACTACGTCATCGTCGCCATCCTCTTCGTCAAGGCGATCGGCTTCGGCGCGCTGGCCGGCACGGCGGCGCTGGTGGTGGCCTCGGTCGGCTTCATCGCCAAGCTCTTCGCCGAGGCCATCGAGGAGATCTCGATGAAGCAGGTGGAGGCGATCCGCGCCACGGGCGCGGGCGTGATGAAGGTGCTGGCCTATGCGGTGCTGCCGCAGGTCGCCTCGCGCTTCATCGGCTTCAGCCTGTACCAGCTCGACAGCAATCTGCGGAACTCGACGCTGGTTGGCATCGTCGGCGCCGGCGGCATCGGCGGCACGCTGTTCGCCGCCTTCAAGCGCTTCGACTACGACTTCGTGGCGGCCATCCTGCTCGCCATCATCGCCCTCATCTTCCTGGCCGAGATCATCTCCGGCCGTGTCCGGGCCGCCCTGCGATGA
- a CDS encoding HAD family hydrolase produces the protein MPRPLATAPAEQLARLRWVLTDIDDTLTLDGRLPAAAYAALQALDEAGIAVIPVTGRPAGWCDAIARHWPVAGVVGENGALWYALDRRARRMLRWQAQPEAERLANRARLMQLAEAALAAVPGSAIAADQPFRLFDVAVDFCEDAGPLGLEAAERIAAIFRAGGAEAKVSSIHVNAWIGGWDKRAGIEALFAARFEPFAAVREAVAFAGDSANDAPLFGAVACSVGVANVAPFLAGMATPPAYITRAEGGAGFAEFADALLKARGAVSVEENAA, from the coding sequence ATGCCCCGCCCCCTGGCCACCGCGCCCGCCGAGCAGCTCGCCCGGCTGCGCTGGGTGCTGACCGATATCGACGACACGCTGACCCTGGATGGCCGCCTGCCCGCCGCCGCCTATGCCGCGCTGCAGGCGCTGGACGAGGCCGGCATCGCGGTGATCCCGGTCACCGGCCGCCCGGCCGGCTGGTGCGACGCCATCGCCCGCCATTGGCCGGTGGCCGGCGTGGTCGGCGAGAATGGCGCGCTGTGGTACGCCCTCGACCGCCGCGCCCGGCGCATGCTGCGCTGGCAGGCCCAGCCCGAGGCCGAGCGCCTGGCCAACCGCGCCCGGCTGATGCAGCTCGCCGAGGCCGCGCTGGCCGCCGTGCCGGGCAGCGCCATCGCCGCTGACCAGCCCTTCCGCCTGTTCGATGTCGCGGTGGATTTCTGCGAGGATGCCGGGCCGCTCGGGCTGGAGGCCGCCGAGCGCATCGCCGCCATCTTCCGCGCGGGTGGCGCGGAGGCCAAGGTCTCCTCGATCCACGTCAATGCCTGGATCGGCGGCTGGGACAAGCGCGCCGGCATCGAGGCGCTGTTCGCCGCGCGCTTCGAGCCCTTCGCGGCGGTGCGCGAGGCGGTGGCCTTCGCCGGCGACAGCGCCAATGACGCGCCGCTCTTCGGCGCCGTCGCCTGCTCGGTGGGCGTCGCCAATGTCGCCCCCTTCCTGGCCGGCATGGCGACGCCGCCGGCCTACATCACCCGCGCCGAGGGCGGCGCGGGCTTTGCCGAATTCGCCGACGCGCTGCTCAAGGCGCGCGGTGCCGTTTCCGTGGAGGAGAACGCCGCATGA
- the phnE gene encoding phosphonate ABC transporter, permease protein PhnE, with amino-acid sequence MDRLPGGPSGDPTAPLRREWHRFTPAQRLSRWLVWLVCVAAVVWAVRSIDIIPEFLVDAPEQMADMLVRMWPPDLAHYYPEVHNALIETLHIATLGTVFCFVLAVPLALLAARNICTIKPLNTLAQLGLVASRSVNSLVWALLFVAIFGPGAAAGVFAIAFRSVGFVGKLLAEALEETNQGPREALRASGASWGAELLKGVWPQVQPAFWGIALFRWDINVRESAVLGLVGAGGIGLVLDDAINFFQWERVATVLLAILVVVLLAEIVVTRVRARLI; translated from the coding sequence ATGGACCGCCTCCCCGGCGGCCCCTCCGGTGATCCCACCGCGCCGCTGCGGCGCGAATGGCACCGCTTCACCCCGGCCCAGCGCCTCTCGCGCTGGCTGGTCTGGCTGGTCTGCGTCGCCGCCGTGGTCTGGGCGGTGCGCAGCATCGACATCATCCCGGAATTCCTGGTCGATGCGCCGGAGCAGATGGCCGACATGCTGGTGCGCATGTGGCCGCCCGACCTCGCGCATTACTACCCCGAGGTGCACAACGCGCTGATCGAGACGCTGCACATCGCGACCCTCGGCACCGTGTTCTGCTTTGTGCTCGCCGTGCCGCTGGCGCTGCTGGCGGCGCGCAACATCTGCACCATCAAGCCGCTGAACACCCTGGCGCAGCTCGGGCTCGTCGCCTCGCGCTCGGTCAACTCGCTGGTCTGGGCGCTGCTCTTCGTCGCCATCTTCGGCCCTGGTGCTGCGGCGGGTGTCTTCGCCATCGCCTTCCGCTCGGTGGGCTTCGTCGGCAAGCTGCTGGCCGAGGCGCTGGAGGAGACCAACCAGGGCCCGCGCGAGGCGCTGCGCGCCTCCGGCGCCTCCTGGGGGGCGGAGCTGCTGAAGGGCGTCTGGCCGCAGGTGCAGCCGGCCTTCTGGGGAATCGCCCTGTTCCGCTGGGACATCAATGTGCGCGAGAGCGCGGTGCTCGGCCTGGTGGGCGCCGGCGGCATCGGCCTGGTGCTGGACGACGCCATCAACTTCTTCCAGTGGGAGCGCGTGGCCACCGTGCTGCTCGCCATCCTGGTCGTGGTGCTGCTGGCCGAGATCGTGGTGACCCGCGTGCGGGCGAGGCTGATCTGA
- the phnC gene encoding phosphonate ABC transporter ATP-binding protein, whose product MTAARQDAAPAPAIALEIKGLVKEYAAGKPVLKGIDIAVPAEGITAIIGPSGTGKSTLIRCINRLVEPTRGSIRLHGTELTGLSGRELRMARRRIGMVFQEYNLVERLSVMENVLSGRLGYVPLWRAWLRKYPEADIQRAFALLDAVGLPEHATRRADALSGGQRQRVGIARALMQRPDILLADEPTSSLDPRTAVEVLELLTNLTAAEGVPVIINIHNVDLAKRYARRIIGMSGGSVIFDGPPEQLETHHLRAIYGGEDWL is encoded by the coding sequence ATGACCGCAGCCCGACAGGACGCCGCCCCCGCCCCGGCCATCGCCCTGGAGATCAAGGGCCTGGTCAAGGAATACGCCGCCGGCAAGCCGGTGCTGAAAGGCATCGACATCGCCGTCCCGGCGGAGGGGATCACCGCCATCATCGGCCCCTCCGGCACCGGCAAGTCGACGCTGATCCGCTGCATCAACCGCCTGGTCGAGCCCACACGGGGCTCGATCAGGCTGCACGGCACGGAGCTCACCGGCCTGTCGGGGCGGGAGCTGCGCATGGCGCGGCGGCGCATCGGCATGGTGTTCCAGGAATACAACCTGGTCGAGCGCCTGAGCGTGATGGAGAACGTGCTGAGCGGGCGGCTCGGCTATGTTCCGCTGTGGCGCGCCTGGCTGCGCAAATATCCGGAAGCCGACATCCAGCGCGCCTTCGCGCTGCTGGACGCGGTCGGCCTGCCGGAGCATGCGACCCGGCGCGCCGACGCCCTCTCGGGCGGCCAGCGCCAGCGCGTGGGCATCGCCCGCGCGCTGATGCAGCGCCCAGACATCCTGCTGGCCGACGAGCCGACCTCCTCCCTTGACCCGCGCACCGCGGTCGAGGTGCTGGAGCTGCTGACCAACCTGACCGCCGCCGAGGGCGTGCCGGTGATCATCAACATCCACAATGTCGACCTCGCCAAGCGCTACGCCCGGCGCATCATCGGCATGTCGGGTGGCAGCGTGATCTTCGACGGGCCGCCTGAGCAGCTCGAGACGCATCACCTGCGCGCCATCTATGGCGGCGAGGATTGGCTGTGA
- the pdxA gene encoding 4-hydroxythreonine-4-phosphate dehydrogenase PdxA, producing MTAPLILTMGEPAGIGGEIVAAAWHELRASGPAFLYLGDPSLLGDTPWRAVERPEQATEDFATALPVLPLALAAPARPGQPDPRNAPMVIEAIRQGVALVQAGRGSAIVTNPIQKSVLTAAGFRHPGHTEFLAELAPGGGPPVMLLAAAGLRTVPVTIHQSLRSAIEDLTTGRILRIARATAEGLRRDFGIAAPRLALCGLNPHAGEDGTMGQEDRDIIAPAIAALRAEGIDARGPYPSDTLFTPRARQGYDVALGMYHDQALIPVKTLDMAGGVNVTLGLSIIRTSPDHGTALDIAGQGRADPGSLVAALRLAAELATHRQQRSAA from the coding sequence ATGACCGCGCCGCTGATCCTGACCATGGGCGAGCCGGCCGGCATCGGCGGCGAGATCGTTGCCGCCGCCTGGCATGAGCTGCGCGCCTCGGGCCCCGCCTTCCTCTATCTCGGCGACCCGTCCCTGCTCGGCGACACGCCGTGGCGGGCGGTCGAGCGCCCGGAGCAGGCCACGGAAGACTTCGCCACGGCGCTGCCGGTGCTGCCCCTGGCGCTGGCCGCCCCGGCGCGGCCCGGCCAGCCCGATCCGCGCAACGCCCCCATGGTGATCGAGGCGATCCGCCAGGGCGTGGCCCTGGTGCAGGCGGGCCGGGGCAGCGCCATCGTCACCAACCCGATCCAGAAATCCGTGCTGACGGCAGCCGGCTTCCGGCATCCCGGCCACACCGAATTCCTGGCCGAGCTGGCGCCGGGCGGCGGCCCGCCGGTGATGCTGCTGGCGGCGGCCGGGCTGCGCACCGTGCCGGTGACCATCCACCAATCGCTGCGCAGCGCCATCGAGGACCTGACCACCGGGCGCATCCTGCGCATCGCCCGCGCCACGGCCGAGGGGCTGCGGCGGGATTTCGGCATCGCGGCGCCCCGCCTGGCGCTGTGCGGGCTGAACCCGCATGCCGGGGAGGATGGCACGATGGGGCAGGAGGATCGCGACATCATCGCCCCCGCCATCGCCGCGCTGCGGGCGGAGGGCATCGATGCGCGCGGCCCCTACCCGTCCGACACGCTGTTCACGCCGCGGGCGCGCCAGGGCTACGATGTCGCGCTCGGCATGTATCACGACCAGGCGCTGATCCCGGTGAAGACGCTCGACATGGCCGGCGGCGTCAATGTCACGCTTGGCCTCTCGATCATCCGCACCAGCCCGGACCATGGCACGGCGCTCGACATCGCCGGCCAGGGCCGCGCCGATCCGGGCAGCCTGGTCGCCGCGCTGCGGCTGGCCGCCGAGCTCGCCACGCATCGCCAGCAGAGGAGCGCCGCCTGA
- the phnD gene encoding phosphate/phosphite/phosphonate ABC transporter substrate-binding protein produces MKTHFLAGTALALALGGWAALQNGPALAQAAACAFRGALDEAYCDANRDMVADAPTDPARLRDPSTIVFTYTPVEDPALYASQFRPFLDHLSRCTGKRAVYFQVTSNAAQVEAMRSGRLHVAGFSTGPTAFAVNLAGAVPFAVKGNAEGYESYKVVMLVRADSPYRTMADLRGRRIAHTSATSNSGNLAPRAFFPGLGLKPDEDYQVVYSGGHDRSVMGVNAGDYDAAPVASDVWTRMVARGQVKRENFRVIWESEPFPTSGFALAHDLRPELAQKIRDCFLEYRFPEQMARDLGGNDRFWPATYAEQWAPVRAVADAVNAPYNRAAFDAESRRELEAEARRRAQQQQPAAPTHVAPTGATPGTAPGAAAPR; encoded by the coding sequence ATGAAGACCCATTTCCTGGCCGGCACCGCGCTGGCCCTCGCCCTCGGCGGCTGGGCCGCGCTGCAGAACGGCCCGGCGCTGGCCCAGGCCGCCGCCTGCGCCTTCCGCGGCGCGCTCGACGAGGCCTATTGCGACGCCAATCGCGACATGGTGGCCGATGCGCCGACCGACCCGGCGCGGCTGCGCGATCCGTCGACCATCGTCTTCACCTACACCCCCGTCGAGGATCCGGCGCTCTATGCCAGCCAGTTCCGCCCCTTCCTCGACCATCTGAGCCGCTGCACCGGCAAGCGCGCGGTGTATTTCCAGGTGACCTCGAACGCCGCCCAGGTCGAGGCGATGCGCTCCGGCCGGCTGCATGTGGCGGGCTTCTCCACCGGCCCGACCGCCTTCGCGGTGAACCTCGCCGGCGCCGTGCCCTTCGCGGTCAAGGGCAATGCCGAGGGCTATGAGAGCTACAAGGTCGTCATGCTGGTGCGCGCCGATAGCCCGTACCGGACCATGGCGGATCTGCGCGGCCGCCGCATCGCGCACACCTCGGCCACCTCCAATTCCGGCAATCTGGCGCCGCGCGCCTTCTTCCCCGGCCTCGGCCTGAAGCCGGACGAGGACTACCAGGTGGTCTATTCCGGCGGCCATGACCGCAGCGTGATGGGCGTCAATGCCGGCGACTATGACGCCGCCCCCGTCGCCTCCGATGTCTGGACCCGCATGGTCGCGCGCGGCCAGGTCAAGCGCGAGAATTTCCGCGTCATCTGGGAGAGCGAGCCCTTCCCGACCAGCGGCTTCGCCCTGGCCCACGACCTGCGGCCGGAACTCGCCCAGAAGATTCGCGACTGCTTCCTGGAATACCGCTTCCCGGAGCAGATGGCGCGCGATCTCGGCGGCAATGACCGCTTCTGGCCGGCCACCTATGCCGAGCAATGGGCGCCCGTGCGCGCCGTCGCCGATGCGGTGAACGCCCCCTACAACCGCGCCGCCTTCGACGCCGAGAGCCGGCGCGAGCTGGAGGCCGAGGCGCGCCGCCGCGCCCAGCAGCAGCAGCCGGCGGCGCCGACCCATGTCGCCCCCACGGGCGCCACGCCGGGCACCGCCCCTGGCGCCGCGGCGCCGCGCTGA
- a CDS encoding pyridoxine 5'-phosphate synthase: MRLSVNVDHVATLRNARGGRFPDPVEAARACLAAGADGITVHLREDRRHIRDADVARLGAEPGLRLNFEMAATEEMVGIALGLRPAACCIVPEKRQELTTEGGLDLLRAGPDLAAAIARLAGAGIEVAIFIEPDPAQIQAAARLGAQAVELHTGTYADAEAAARAPLLARLRQGAEAAAAAGLACHAGHGLDHDTVRGIAAIPQIAEVSIGHALIGAALFEGLPGAVRRMRQAMVEARRNAIAQPQESAASSSG, translated from the coding sequence ATGCGCCTGTCGGTCAATGTCGATCACGTCGCCACGCTGCGCAATGCGCGGGGCGGCCGCTTCCCCGATCCCGTCGAGGCGGCGCGCGCCTGCCTCGCCGCCGGGGCGGATGGCATCACCGTGCATCTGCGCGAGGATCGCCGGCACATCCGCGACGCCGATGTGGCGCGCCTCGGCGCCGAGCCCGGGCTGCGGCTGAATTTCGAGATGGCGGCGACCGAGGAGATGGTGGGCATCGCCCTCGGCCTGCGCCCCGCCGCCTGCTGCATCGTGCCGGAGAAGCGGCAGGAGCTGACCACCGAGGGCGGGCTCGACCTGCTGCGCGCCGGGCCGGATCTGGCCGCTGCCATCGCCCGGCTGGCCGGCGCCGGCATCGAGGTGGCGATCTTCATCGAGCCCGACCCGGCGCAGATCCAGGCGGCGGCGCGACTCGGCGCCCAGGCGGTGGAGCTGCACACCGGCACCTATGCCGATGCGGAGGCCGCCGCGCGCGCGCCGCTGCTGGCGCGGCTGCGGCAGGGGGCGGAGGCGGCCGCCGCCGCCGGCCTCGCCTGCCATGCCGGGCATGGGCTGGACCACGACACGGTGCGCGGCATCGCCGCCATCCCGCAGATCGCCGAGGTCAGCATCGGCCATGCGCTGATCGGCGCGGCGCTGTTCGAGGGGCTGCCCGGCGCGGTGCGCCGCATGCGCCAGGCGATGGTGGAAGCGCGGCGCAATGCCATTGCGCAACCGCAAGAGTCTGCGGCATCCTCTTCCGGTTGA
- a CDS encoding neutral zinc metallopeptidase — protein MGRPDRRLLLAGGGAAALLLGAVLLLRGGEAPGPDGQPAARPAAQAPLQPAGEAERQLVEGALRQVNQAWQAQFARLSRTYTGAEPLLMNGIPPEACDRAPAGAGIFYCPADARLYVDLDRVARLRQRGGETGPLAVFYLLAHGAGHHVQQLLGITGLVRGLQQAQTADPAASLALWNRLEYQAECFAGLSARDGAQAAALAAPGAVEAVLQMAALDDARPAPPPPGATPPTDASAQGEAGLRAEWFRTGLQRGDYAACDSFGGLP, from the coding sequence ATGGGCCGGCCCGACCGGCGCCTGCTGCTGGCGGGCGGCGGCGCCGCGGCGCTGCTGCTGGGCGCCGTGCTGCTGCTGCGCGGCGGCGAGGCCCCGGGCCCGGATGGCCAGCCGGCCGCCCGCCCCGCCGCCCAGGCGCCGCTGCAGCCGGCCGGCGAGGCCGAGCGCCAGCTGGTGGAGGGCGCGCTGCGCCAGGTGAACCAGGCCTGGCAGGCGCAATTTGCCAGGCTCAGCCGCACCTATACCGGCGCCGAGCCGCTGCTGATGAACGGCATCCCGCCCGAGGCCTGCGACCGCGCCCCGGCCGGCGCCGGGATCTTCTACTGCCCGGCCGATGCGCGGCTCTATGTCGATCTCGACCGCGTCGCCCGGCTGCGCCAGCGCGGCGGCGAGACCGGGCCGCTGGCGGTCTTCTACCTGCTGGCGCATGGCGCCGGGCATCATGTGCAGCAGCTGCTCGGCATCACCGGGCTGGTGCGCGGGCTGCAGCAGGCGCAGACGGCGGATCCGGCGGCCTCGCTGGCGCTGTGGAACCGGCTGGAATACCAGGCGGAATGCTTCGCCGGCCTCTCGGCGCGCGACGGCGCCCAGGCCGCGGCGCTCGCCGCGCCCGGCGCGGTGGAGGCGGTGCTGCAGATGGCGGCGCTGGACGATGCCCGCCCCGCCCCGCCGCCGCCCGGCGCCACCCCGCCCACCGATGCCTCGGCCCAGGGCGAGGCCGGGCTGCGCGCCGAATGGTTCCGCACCGGGCTGCAGCGCGGCGACTATGCCGCCTGCGACAGTTTCGGCGGCCTGCCCTGA
- a CDS encoding DeoR/GlpR family DNA-binding transcription regulator, protein MAPRSTQALGKAERHKAILAALSTDPTVRISLLAEEFGVSTETVRRDIEELSARGVVRRTYGGASASHPAIQPRLSERERVMVAERARIGAAAAALVEEGAVVMLDAGSTTTHFARALAARGVRATLLTNSLDAALAAGASDSLRILVAPGELSAVERGLYGPETAAFLRRFHVDMAVIGASGVTEEGPSEAESRAAWVKRAMLERAPRRVLLVDSSKFGRVFLEQVCPAEQITDLVTEEAPPVPLAAALGRHGLRLVTATEM, encoded by the coding sequence ATGGCCCCACGCAGCACCCAGGCCCTCGGCAAGGCCGAGCGGCACAAGGCGATCCTCGCCGCCCTGTCCACCGACCCCACGGTGCGGATCAGCCTGCTGGCCGAGGAATTCGGCGTCTCCACCGAGACGGTGCGGCGCGACATCGAGGAGCTGTCGGCGCGCGGCGTGGTGCGGCGCACCTATGGCGGCGCCTCCGCCTCCCACCCCGCCATCCAGCCGCGCCTGTCGGAGCGTGAGCGGGTGATGGTGGCCGAGCGCGCCCGCATCGGCGCCGCCGCCGCGGCGCTGGTGGAGGAGGGCGCGGTGGTGATGCTCGATGCCGGCAGCACCACGACGCATTTCGCCCGCGCCCTGGCCGCGCGCGGCGTGCGCGCGACGCTGCTGACCAACAGCCTGGACGCGGCGCTGGCCGCCGGCGCCAGCGACAGCCTGCGCATTCTGGTAGCGCCTGGCGAGCTGAGCGCGGTGGAGCGCGGGCTGTACGGGCCGGAGACGGCGGCCTTCCTGCGCCGCTTCCATGTCGACATGGCGGTGATCGGCGCCTCCGGCGTCACCGAGGAGGGCCCCTCCGAGGCGGAGAGCCGCGCCGCCTGGGTCAAGCGCGCCATGCTGGAACGGGCGCCGCGCCGTGTGCTGCTGGTCGATTCCTCGAAATTCGGCCGGGTCTTCCTGGAGCAGGTCTGCCCGGCCGAGCAGATCACCGACCTGGTCACCGAGGAAGCGCCGCCAGTGCCGCTGGCCGCCGCTTTGGGCCGGCACGGGCTGCGGCTGGTCACTGCAACAGAAATGTAA